In Streptomyces sp. RFCAC02, the following proteins share a genomic window:
- a CDS encoding low specificity L-threonine aldolase, with the protein MTPPGTPSTDAARRHDPDARGFASDNYAGVHPEVLAAIALANGGHQPAYGADDYTAHLQEVFRRHFGPRAQTFPVFNGTGANVVALQALTDRWSAVVTAGSAHIHTDECGAPERVGGLKLLPVPAPGGRLTPDLVAREAWGFDDEHRARPQVVSLTQATELGTCYTPGEIRAVADFAHERGMTVHMDGSRLANAAASLGLPLAAFTTDAGVDVVSFGGTKNGLLMGEAVVVLDPEAVRGLPYLRKASMQLASKMRFVSVQFEALLAGDLWLRSARHANAMAARLAEGARAVPGVTILHPVQANGVFARMPRDAAERLQKRHRFYFWDEAAGDVRWMCAFDTTEEDVDTFVAALGEEMGR; encoded by the coding sequence ATGACGCCCCCCGGCACGCCCTCGACCGACGCCGCGCGGCGCCACGACCCGGACGCGCGCGGATTCGCCAGCGACAACTACGCGGGCGTCCACCCGGAGGTGCTGGCCGCCATCGCCCTCGCCAACGGCGGCCACCAGCCGGCGTACGGCGCCGACGACTACACCGCCCACCTCCAGGAGGTGTTCCGCCGGCACTTCGGCCCCCGCGCGCAGACCTTCCCCGTCTTCAACGGCACCGGCGCCAACGTCGTGGCGCTCCAGGCCCTGACCGACCGCTGGAGCGCCGTCGTCACCGCCGGCAGCGCCCACATCCACACCGACGAGTGCGGCGCGCCCGAGCGGGTCGGCGGCCTCAAACTGCTCCCCGTGCCGGCGCCCGGCGGCAGGCTCACCCCCGACCTCGTGGCCCGCGAGGCGTGGGGCTTCGACGACGAGCACCGCGCGCGCCCCCAGGTCGTCTCCCTCACGCAGGCCACCGAACTGGGCACCTGCTACACCCCCGGCGAGATCCGCGCCGTGGCCGACTTCGCCCACGAGCGGGGCATGACGGTCCACATGGACGGCTCGCGCCTCGCCAACGCGGCCGCGTCCCTCGGCCTGCCGCTCGCCGCGTTCACCACCGACGCGGGCGTGGACGTGGTGTCGTTCGGCGGGACCAAGAACGGCCTGCTGATGGGCGAGGCGGTCGTGGTCCTCGACCCGGAGGCGGTGCGCGGCCTGCCGTACCTGCGGAAGGCGTCGATGCAGCTCGCGTCGAAGATGCGGTTCGTCTCCGTGCAGTTCGAGGCGCTGCTCGCCGGCGACCTGTGGCTGCGCTCCGCCCGGCACGCCAACGCGATGGCGGCCCGCCTGGCCGAGGGCGCCCGCGCCGTCCCCGGGGTGACGATCCTGCATCCCGTCCAGGCGAACGGCGTCTTCGCCCGCATGCCCCGTGACGCGGCGGAACGGCTGCAGAAGCGGCACCGGTTCTACTTCTGGGACGAGGCGGCGGGCGACGTCCGCTGGATGTGCGCGTTCGACACGACCGAGGAGGACGTGGACACGTTCGTCGCCGCGCTGGGCGAGGAGATGGGCCGCTGA
- a CDS encoding SDR family NAD(P)-dependent oxidoreductase, with product MDPTTPTTHGTDPLAGAVVAVAGAGGPAGHAALRALAGEGATVVAADADPGRLAEGVDAARSAHGGATVTGDTVDLLDLAATRAWAARTEREHGRIDGLVHLVGGWRGAKTFAGTDLADWDVLHGLLVRTVQHTSLAFEAPLARSRNGRFILVSATAATRPTAGNAAYAAAKAAAEAWTLALADGFRKAAADGPPPAAATVLVVKALVSEAMRERRPDARFAGFTDVTDLADAIRRQWSRPTDEVNGTRQWLTLQPTPRP from the coding sequence ATGGACCCGACCACCCCCACGACCCACGGCACCGACCCGCTCGCCGGCGCCGTCGTGGCCGTCGCCGGCGCAGGCGGGCCGGCCGGGCACGCGGCGCTGCGCGCCCTGGCGGGGGAGGGCGCCACCGTCGTGGCCGCCGACGCCGACCCGGGCCGCCTCGCCGAGGGCGTGGACGCCGCCCGCTCCGCCCACGGCGGCGCCACCGTCACCGGCGACACGGTGGACCTGCTCGATCTCGCCGCGACCCGCGCGTGGGCGGCCCGCACCGAGCGGGAGCACGGCCGGATCGACGGCCTGGTCCACCTCGTCGGCGGCTGGCGCGGCGCGAAGACCTTCGCCGGCACCGACCTCGCCGACTGGGACGTCCTGCACGGCCTGCTCGTGCGCACCGTCCAGCACACCTCCCTCGCGTTCGAGGCGCCGCTCGCCCGCAGCCGCAACGGCCGGTTCATCCTGGTCAGCGCCACCGCCGCGACCCGCCCGACCGCCGGGAACGCCGCCTACGCCGCCGCCAAGGCCGCCGCCGAGGCATGGACCCTCGCCCTCGCCGACGGCTTCCGCAAGGCCGCGGCCGACGGCCCGCCGCCCGCCGCCGCCACCGTGCTCGTCGTCAAGGCACTGGTCAGCGAGGCGATGCGGGAGCGGCGGCCGGACGCGCGGTTCGCCGGCTTCACGGATGTCACCGACCTCGCCGACGCCATCCGCCGGCAGTGGTCAAGGCCCACGGACGAAGTGAACGGAACGCGACAGTGGCTCACACTCCAGCCGACCCCACGCCCATGA
- a CDS encoding DUF6421 family protein has translation MTEILAPVAPDGESGAAEESLSARPAWRALKAAVEALRPAQRADGSIDFAADGAPTPAEAGRLVDRVIAAVRDLSPLLPHDAAYHAALTADLRRWADEGFGVPDFLDSLLAFRPAERREDGRAHLVVFPMYTQNGNPDRNLEAVLVRLVWPDWLAELERTRFDNPMFLGITFEDFTAGYDTNSAVLFPETVAVREVPERFTWGGIFCDREAARFRRVAAAARDVTGLLLPEDAEGLLTDQRRCQETFVLWDMIHDRTHSHGDLPFDPFMIKQRQPFWMYGLEELRCDLTAFHEAGRLAADGLPQGRDVQYAVLLDRIFRFPVTGARVRNYDGLGGQLLFAYLHRHDALRWTDNRLSVDWDRAREVTVALRGEIEDLYRRGIDRPKLVHWLKAYEFVAGYLAPHPGSTWAKGPDALDLALPPRKLVDDVLPDEFPLSLFYEALGKKLRKVVESTRGITAADTAPRAA, from the coding sequence ATGACGGAAATCCTTGCTCCTGTTGCCCCGGACGGCGAGAGCGGGGCGGCCGAGGAGTCCCTGTCCGCCCGGCCCGCCTGGAGGGCGCTGAAGGCCGCAGTCGAGGCGCTGCGCCCCGCCCAGCGCGCGGACGGCTCGATCGATTTCGCCGCCGACGGCGCCCCCACGCCCGCCGAGGCCGGCCGCCTCGTCGACCGCGTCATCGCCGCCGTCCGCGACCTGTCACCGCTCCTGCCGCACGACGCCGCCTACCACGCCGCGCTCACCGCCGACCTCCGCCGCTGGGCCGACGAGGGCTTCGGCGTACCGGACTTCCTCGACTCGCTCCTCGCCTTCCGGCCCGCCGAACGGCGCGAGGACGGCCGCGCGCACCTGGTCGTCTTCCCCATGTACACGCAGAACGGCAACCCGGACCGCAACCTGGAGGCCGTCCTGGTGCGCCTCGTGTGGCCCGACTGGCTCGCCGAGCTGGAGCGCACCCGCTTCGACAACCCGATGTTCCTCGGCATCACCTTCGAGGACTTCACCGCCGGCTACGACACGAACTCCGCGGTCCTCTTCCCCGAGACCGTCGCCGTCCGCGAGGTCCCCGAACGCTTCACCTGGGGCGGCATCTTCTGCGATCGCGAGGCCGCCCGCTTCCGCCGCGTCGCGGCCGCCGCCCGCGACGTCACCGGCCTGCTGCTGCCCGAGGACGCCGAGGGCCTCCTCACGGACCAGCGGCGCTGCCAGGAGACGTTCGTGCTGTGGGACATGATCCACGACCGGACGCACAGCCACGGCGACCTGCCGTTCGACCCGTTCATGATCAAGCAGCGGCAGCCGTTCTGGATGTACGGCCTGGAGGAACTGCGCTGCGACCTCACGGCGTTCCACGAGGCGGGGCGGCTCGCCGCCGACGGCCTGCCGCAGGGCCGCGACGTGCAGTACGCCGTCCTCCTGGACCGGATCTTCCGCTTCCCCGTGACGGGCGCCCGCGTCCGCAACTACGACGGCCTCGGCGGCCAGCTCCTCTTCGCCTACCTCCACCGCCACGACGCGCTGCGCTGGACCGACAACCGCCTCAGCGTCGACTGGGACCGCGCCCGCGAGGTCACCGTCGCGCTGCGCGGGGAGATCGAGGACCTCTACCGCCGCGGCATCGACCGCCCGAAGCTCGTCCACTGGCTGAAGGCGTACGAGTTCGTCGCCGGCTACCTCGCCCCGCACCCCGGCTCCACCTGGGCCAAGGGGCCGGACGCCCTCGACCTCGCGCTGCCGCCCCGCAAACTCGTGGACGACGTCCTGCCCGACGAGTTCCCCCTGAGCCTCTTCTACGAGGCCCTGGGGAAGAAACTCCGCAAAGTCGTCGAGTCCACCCGCGGCATCACGGCGGCGGACACGGCGCCGCGCGCCGCCTGA
- a CDS encoding NAD(P)H-binding protein: protein MHIGVIGATGTIGSRVVTEALGRGHRVTALSRDVSGIDDRRENVGWAAVDVFDAAGVAAVLPGLDVLVSAFQPGNAARDLTDTVRRSVADPASYARAARALLKALESHPRTRLVVIGGAGSLEIAPGVVRADHDELMHEVLDAIGLPARTPPRYAATVTR from the coding sequence ATGCACATCGGCGTCATCGGAGCCACCGGCACCATCGGCAGCCGGGTCGTCACCGAGGCCCTCGGACGGGGGCACCGCGTGACGGCGTTGAGCCGTGACGTCTCGGGGATCGACGACCGGCGGGAGAACGTCGGCTGGGCGGCCGTCGACGTCTTCGACGCGGCGGGCGTCGCCGCCGTCCTGCCCGGGCTCGACGTCCTCGTCAGCGCGTTCCAGCCCGGGAACGCGGCAAGGGACCTCACGGACACCGTCCGGCGCTCCGTGGCGGACCCGGCCTCCTACGCGCGGGCCGCCCGGGCGCTGCTCAAGGCCCTGGAGAGCCACCCGCGCACCCGTCTCGTCGTCATCGGCGGCGCGGGCAGCCTGGAGATCGCGCCGGGCGTCGTCCGCGCCGACCACGACGAGCTGATGCACGAGGTGCTCGACGCGATCGGGCTGCCCGCGCGTACGCCGCCGCGATACGCGGCCACCGTGACGCGCTGA
- a CDS encoding TetR/AcrR family transcriptional regulator, whose translation MHALSPVRAKRLRAETIAEIKSTALALMRSGGPGAITLRAIAREMGMTPNAIYGYFATRDDLVTALIADVYTALADAVGAAWTASAEDEPAARVLAWATAFRAWALDNPEGFKLIYGDPVPGYVAPEGGAAPDAARRVCVGIAALAAAAGDRAGSPAPGPAFTWDDFDPGLLAKVRSAFPDLPPSGVALALRIWGHLHGLVTLEVHGHLRAQTLAPGKLFRSELAQLIRSLGFGAG comes from the coding sequence GTGCATGCTCTCTCCCCAGTCCGGGCCAAGCGGCTGAGGGCCGAGACGATCGCCGAGATCAAGAGCACCGCACTGGCCCTGATGCGTTCGGGCGGCCCGGGCGCGATCACCCTGCGGGCGATCGCCCGCGAGATGGGCATGACACCGAACGCCATCTACGGCTACTTCGCCACCCGCGACGACCTGGTCACCGCGCTCATCGCGGACGTGTACACCGCGCTCGCCGACGCCGTCGGAGCCGCCTGGACGGCCTCGGCCGAGGACGAACCCGCGGCGCGCGTCCTGGCCTGGGCCACCGCCTTCCGCGCCTGGGCGCTGGACAACCCCGAGGGCTTCAAGCTCATCTACGGCGACCCCGTCCCCGGCTACGTCGCTCCGGAGGGCGGCGCCGCCCCGGACGCCGCCCGGCGGGTGTGCGTCGGCATCGCCGCCCTCGCGGCCGCGGCAGGGGACAGGGCCGGGTCACCGGCCCCCGGGCCCGCCTTCACCTGGGACGACTTCGACCCCGGTCTGCTCGCGAAGGTGCGCTCGGCGTTCCCCGACCTGCCGCCGTCCGGGGTGGCCCTCGCGCTGCGCATCTGGGGGCACCTGCACGGCCTGGTCACGCTGGAGGTCCACGGGCACCTGCGCGCCCAGACGCTCGCGCCCGGCAAGCTCTTCCGCTCGGAACTGGCCCAGCTGATCCGCTCGCTCGGCTTCGGCGCCGGCTGA
- a CDS encoding glycerophosphodiester phosphodiesterase has product MALLIVGHRGLMAVEPENTLRSFRAAERAGVDAVELDLHLSKDGGLVVMHDPAVDRTTDGSGRIADLTLAELRTLDAGRGERVPVFAEAAGAVTAPLQAEIKDAAAARVLAAEIGRLRLHGRITVISFHDDALRETRALLPDMPLALVTGRSTASAPERAVALGAGMISCELAHLDTAVVERAHTAGLRVISWTVNTAADLARARELGLDGVVTDSPSLVRAARDGHRQAV; this is encoded by the coding sequence ATGGCGCTGCTGATCGTGGGACACCGCGGACTCATGGCCGTGGAACCGGAGAACACACTGCGGTCGTTCCGCGCGGCCGAGCGGGCCGGGGTCGACGCCGTCGAACTCGACCTGCACCTCAGCAAGGACGGCGGACTCGTCGTGATGCACGACCCGGCGGTCGACCGTACGACGGACGGCTCGGGGCGCATCGCGGACCTGACGCTCGCCGAGCTGCGGACGCTCGACGCGGGCCGGGGCGAGCGGGTACCGGTGTTCGCCGAGGCCGCGGGGGCCGTGACGGCGCCGCTCCAGGCGGAGATCAAGGACGCGGCCGCCGCGCGGGTCCTGGCCGCCGAGATCGGACGGCTGCGGCTCCACGGCCGGATCACCGTGATCTCCTTCCACGACGACGCGCTGCGCGAGACCCGCGCGCTGCTGCCGGACATGCCGCTGGCGCTGGTGACGGGCCGCTCCACCGCCTCGGCTCCCGAGCGCGCCGTCGCGCTGGGGGCCGGGATGATCTCCTGCGAGCTGGCCCACCTCGACACCGCCGTGGTGGAGCGCGCCCACACCGCCGGGCTGCGCGTCATCTCCTGGACGGTGAACACGGCCGCCGACCTTGCACGGGCACGGGAACTGGGCCTCGACGGAGTCGTGACCGACAGCCCCTCACTGGTGCGGGCCGCGCGGGACGGGCACCGCCAGGCGGTCTGA
- a CDS encoding GNAT family N-acetyltransferase — MSTRPLTFRDATEADIPVLVALVESAYRGEASRAGWTTEADLLGGQRTDPEGVREVLTAPASLLLTAGFADGTADGDAAPAGPVACCHIERRPAGTGAGPAAYFGMFAVRPALQGAGVGRGVLAEAERRARAEWGAREMRMQVIAQRAELIAWYERRGYVRTGRSSPFPYGDERFGLPRRPDLSFELLVKPLA; from the coding sequence ATGAGCACGCGCCCACTGACCTTCCGCGACGCCACGGAGGCGGACATACCGGTCCTCGTCGCCCTCGTCGAGTCCGCGTACCGGGGGGAGGCGAGCCGCGCCGGCTGGACGACCGAGGCCGACCTGCTCGGCGGGCAGCGCACCGACCCGGAGGGAGTGCGCGAGGTGCTGACCGCGCCGGCGAGCCTGCTGCTGACCGCCGGTTTCGCGGACGGCACGGCCGACGGCGACGCGGCTCCCGCCGGACCCGTCGCCTGCTGCCACATCGAACGCCGCCCCGCGGGCACCGGGGCCGGCCCGGCCGCCTACTTCGGCATGTTCGCCGTCCGGCCGGCCCTCCAGGGCGCCGGCGTCGGCCGCGGTGTCCTGGCCGAGGCGGAGCGCCGCGCCCGGGCCGAGTGGGGCGCCCGGGAGATGCGGATGCAGGTCATCGCGCAGCGCGCCGAACTCATCGCCTGGTACGAGCGGCGCGGCTACGTGCGCACCGGCCGGAGCAGCCCGTTCCCCTACGGCGACGAGCGGTTCGGGCTGCCGCGCCGCCCCGATCTGTCGTTCGAGCTGCTGGTCAAGCCGCTGGCCTGA
- a CDS encoding DUF5134 domain-containing protein, with the protein MHGPVLVCWLLVALCGTTGAFCVLRTRRTAGTDRQAAGVEAAMGLAMAVMAVPATALPGDPRTVMAAAGAAAGSVALRAAVLARAGVRHQTHHVVEGLAMVHMAVVMATAGGGAHAAHGGTGTTGWAAPVTGALLVYFAAYALRCAPRLVPAGAAGGPHAVVPGGGDEATAACRLALSLGMFAMLLAM; encoded by the coding sequence ATGCACGGGCCGGTACTGGTGTGCTGGCTGCTGGTGGCGCTGTGCGGGACGACCGGCGCGTTCTGCGTCCTGCGGACCCGCAGGACGGCGGGCACCGACCGGCAGGCGGCCGGGGTGGAGGCCGCGATGGGACTGGCGATGGCCGTGATGGCCGTGCCGGCGACGGCGCTGCCGGGCGACCCGCGGACCGTCATGGCGGCCGCCGGCGCCGCGGCCGGGTCCGTCGCGCTGCGGGCGGCCGTACTGGCGCGTGCGGGCGTACGGCACCAGACGCACCACGTGGTCGAGGGCCTCGCCATGGTGCACATGGCCGTGGTGATGGCGACGGCCGGCGGCGGAGCGCACGCCGCGCACGGCGGGACGGGCACGACGGGCTGGGCCGCTCCCGTGACGGGCGCGCTGCTCGTGTACTTCGCGGCCTACGCCCTGCGCTGCGCGCCGCGGCTGGTCCCGGCGGGCGCGGCCGGCGGCCCGCACGCGGTGGTGCCCGGCGGTGGGGACGAGGCGACGGCGGCCTGCCGGCTCGCCCTGTCCCTCGGCATGTTCGCGATGCTGCTGGCCATGTGA
- a CDS encoding M56 family metallopeptidase, producing MVIAIALLLLGGLTAATAPRLLARWSWPDREPVLALWVWQCVVAAVLLCCLLAMALSAATAWHAVRGQVFAPAPAGVIDAYALHGDDRGWAAAVAVLLACGGAWTAVMLTREVRIARAGRRRARAELLARSPRLPGEEAAAGERLVVLEDERPDAWLLAGTPPRLVITTAALRRLDGRQLDAVLAHEQGHVRARHHWLLNCAGALASGFPRVPVFAAFRHQVHRLVELAADDVASRRFGRLTTALALVGLNECRGAFAPTSHRAHVPHRVHRLLSPAGRLSVSRRARLTVGATLLPAVPLLVAFAPGLRALGGWM from the coding sequence ATGGTGATCGCCATCGCGCTGTTGCTGCTCGGCGGGCTCACCGCGGCGACGGCGCCGCGGCTGCTGGCCCGCTGGTCCTGGCCGGACAGGGAACCGGTCCTCGCGCTGTGGGTGTGGCAGTGCGTCGTGGCCGCCGTCCTGCTGTGCTGTCTGCTCGCCATGGCCCTGTCGGCCGCGACGGCGTGGCACGCGGTGCGCGGCCAGGTCTTCGCGCCGGCGCCCGCCGGTGTCATCGACGCGTACGCGCTGCACGGCGACGACCGCGGCTGGGCGGCGGCCGTCGCCGTCCTGCTGGCGTGCGGCGGCGCGTGGACGGCCGTCATGCTGACCCGCGAGGTGCGGATCGCCCGCGCGGGGCGGCGGCGCGCGCGGGCCGAGCTGCTCGCCCGGTCACCGCGACTGCCCGGGGAGGAGGCGGCCGCGGGGGAACGGCTCGTCGTCCTGGAGGACGAGCGCCCCGACGCCTGGCTCCTCGCGGGCACCCCGCCGCGCCTCGTGATCACCACGGCCGCGCTGCGGCGGCTCGACGGACGGCAGCTCGACGCCGTGCTCGCGCACGAGCAGGGCCATGTCAGGGCGCGCCACCACTGGCTGCTGAACTGCGCGGGCGCGCTCGCGAGCGGTTTCCCCCGGGTGCCGGTGTTCGCGGCGTTCCGGCACCAGGTGCACCGGCTCGTCGAGCTGGCGGCCGACGACGTGGCCTCCCGCCGGTTCGGCCGGCTGACGACGGCGCTCGCGCTCGTCGGGCTGAACGAGTGCCGCGGCGCCTTCGCGCCGACCTCGCACCGGGCGCACGTCCCGCACCGGGTGCACCGGCTGCTGAGCCCCGCCGGACGGCTGTCCGTGTCGCGCAGGGCCAGGCTGACGGTGGGGGCGACGCTGCTGCCCGCGGTGCCGCTGCTGGTGGCCTTCGCCCCCGGGCTGCGCGCGCTCGGCGGCTGGATGTGA
- a CDS encoding TetR/AcrR family transcriptional regulator, translated as MSPRRASVNEEMRRRSRERLLRATVELVSERGYDATTLGDIAERAGTARGLIAYYFSGKHQLLQSAVHRLMHLTLQEALDRTPRPAGPLAGHELLARAVDAILGLARSRPVLMRAHMAGLLQHDGFIQCVEQQRLAFLLRETVAGYGSADPDTDYPLLRALLMGAVVAQLLPGAPMPLARLRAELFSRYDLAWDMGIPPGDRPPDGAPPTLLLPRS; from the coding sequence ATGTCGCCTCGACGCGCTTCGGTCAATGAGGAGATGCGCCGACGCTCCCGGGAGCGGCTCCTGCGGGCCACCGTCGAGCTCGTCTCCGAACGCGGCTACGACGCCACGACCTTGGGCGACATCGCCGAACGGGCGGGCACCGCGCGCGGATTGATCGCCTACTACTTCTCCGGCAAGCACCAGCTCCTCCAGTCCGCCGTGCACCGGCTCATGCACCTGACGCTCCAGGAGGCCCTGGACCGGACACCGCGGCCCGCCGGTCCGCTTGCAGGCCACGAACTGCTCGCCCGCGCGGTCGACGCGATCCTGGGGCTCGCGCGGAGCCGGCCCGTCCTCATGCGGGCGCACATGGCGGGACTGCTGCAGCACGACGGCTTCATCCAGTGCGTGGAGCAGCAGCGGCTCGCGTTCCTGCTGCGGGAGACCGTGGCGGGCTACGGGTCCGCCGACCCGGACACGGACTACCCCCTGCTGCGCGCCCTGCTGATGGGCGCCGTGGTGGCGCAACTGCTGCCGGGAGCACCGATGCCGCTCGCCCGGCTGCGCGCCGAACTGTTCTCGCGCTACGACCTCGCGTGGGACATGGGCATCCCGCCGGGGGACCGCCCGCCCGACGGGGCGCCCCCGACGCTCCTCCTGCCCCGGTCCTGA
- a CDS encoding NADH:flavin oxidoreductase/NADH oxidase, with the protein MSALFEPCTLRSLTIPNRVWMAPMCQYSAADTGPDTGVAGDWHFTHYTTRAVGGSGLILQEATAVSPEGRISPYDLGLWNDRQAESLSRITRFVTDLGAVPGIQLTHAGRKSSVDRPWLGNRPLDAGSGGWRPEGPSEVPYSPAHQVPAAMSEERIAEVTAQFARAARRALDAGFKVAEIHGAHGYLLGQFLSPVSNRRTDAYGGDHAGRTRFPLEVVDAVRAVWPSELPLFFRISATEWLPDGGWTIEDTVRFTADLRAHGVDLLDVSSGGNVPGVEIPLRPGYQVPFAARVRAGTGMPVAAVGLITEPEHAEGIVASGEADAVLLGRQLLRDPYWPRRAARELSASGAELPPQYRRAA; encoded by the coding sequence GTGAGCGCGCTGTTCGAGCCCTGCACACTGCGGTCGCTGACCATTCCCAACCGCGTGTGGATGGCCCCGATGTGCCAGTACTCGGCCGCCGACACCGGCCCGGACACCGGGGTCGCGGGCGACTGGCACTTCACCCACTACACGACCCGCGCGGTCGGCGGCAGCGGCCTGATCCTGCAGGAGGCGACCGCCGTCAGCCCGGAGGGCCGGATCAGCCCGTACGACCTCGGCCTGTGGAACGACCGGCAGGCGGAATCCCTGAGCCGCATCACCCGGTTCGTGACGGACCTCGGCGCCGTGCCGGGCATCCAGCTCACCCACGCGGGCCGCAAGAGCAGCGTCGACCGGCCCTGGCTCGGCAACCGGCCGCTGGACGCCGGGAGCGGCGGCTGGCGGCCCGAGGGGCCGAGCGAGGTGCCCTACAGCCCCGCGCACCAGGTGCCGGCCGCGATGAGCGAGGAGCGGATCGCCGAGGTCACCGCGCAGTTCGCGCGGGCGGCGCGGCGCGCGCTCGACGCCGGGTTCAAGGTGGCCGAGATCCACGGCGCCCACGGCTACCTGCTGGGGCAGTTCCTCTCCCCCGTGAGCAACCGCCGCACCGACGCGTACGGCGGCGACCACGCGGGCAGGACCCGCTTCCCCCTGGAGGTGGTGGACGCGGTGCGCGCCGTGTGGCCGTCCGAACTGCCGCTGTTCTTCCGGATCTCCGCCACCGAGTGGCTGCCGGACGGCGGCTGGACGATCGAGGACACCGTCCGGTTCACCGCCGACCTGCGGGCGCACGGCGTGGACCTGCTCGACGTCTCGTCGGGCGGGAACGTGCCGGGCGTCGAGATCCCCCTGCGCCCCGGCTACCAGGTGCCGTTCGCCGCCCGGGTACGGGCCGGGACCGGTATGCCGGTGGCCGCCGTCGGGCTCATCACCGAACCGGAGCACGCCGAGGGCATCGTCGCGTCCGGCGAGGCGGACGCCGTGCTGCTCGGCCGCCAGCTCCTGCGCGACCCGTACTGGCCCCGGCGTGCCGCGCGCGAGCTGAGCGCCTCCGGCGCGGAGCTGCCCCCGCAGTACCGCCGCGCCGCGTGA
- a CDS encoding uracil-DNA glycosylase gives MAARPLNEIVEPGWATALAPVADRVAAMGDFLRAEIAQGRTYLPSGANVLRAFQQPFDEVRVLIVGQDPYPTPGHAIGLSFAVAPEVRPLPGSLENIFRELHTDLGLPRPATGDLSPWTGQGVLLLNRALTTAPRRPGAHRGKGWEEVTEQAIRALAARGKPLVAILWGRDARNLRPLLGAVPSVESAHPSPMSADRGFFGSRPFSRANALLVEQGAEPIDWKLP, from the coding sequence GTGGCAGCACGACCATTGAACGAGATCGTCGAGCCTGGCTGGGCCACGGCTCTCGCCCCCGTGGCGGACCGCGTCGCCGCGATGGGCGACTTCCTCCGCGCCGAGATCGCCCAGGGACGCACCTACCTCCCGTCGGGGGCGAACGTCCTGCGCGCCTTCCAGCAACCCTTCGACGAGGTACGGGTCCTGATCGTCGGCCAGGACCCCTACCCGACGCCCGGGCACGCGATCGGGCTCAGCTTCGCCGTGGCCCCCGAGGTGCGGCCCCTGCCCGGCTCCCTGGAGAACATCTTCAGAGAACTGCACACCGACCTCGGCCTGCCCCGGCCGGCCACGGGTGACCTCAGCCCCTGGACCGGGCAGGGCGTCCTCCTCCTGAACCGCGCCCTCACCACCGCGCCGCGCCGCCCCGGCGCGCACCGCGGCAAGGGCTGGGAGGAGGTCACCGAGCAGGCCATCCGCGCCCTGGCCGCGCGCGGCAAGCCCCTGGTGGCGATCCTGTGGGGCCGCGACGCCCGCAACCTACGCCCCCTGCTCGGCGCCGTCCCCTCGGTCGAGTCCGCCCACCCCTCCCCCATGTCGGCCGACCGCGGTTTCTTCGGCTCGCGGCCCTTCAGCCGGGCCAACGCGCTCCTGGTCGAGCAGGGCGCCGAGCCCATCGACTGGAAACTCCCGTGA